A genomic segment from Coccinella septempunctata chromosome 3, icCocSept1.1, whole genome shotgun sequence encodes:
- the LOC123310342 gene encoding uncharacterized protein LOC123310342 gives MNRCCDVAKVAQELKQSHLVSVFKKGDRKDPNYYRGLSITSSMSRLFGKILNSKLSDAMKDRIGEEQSGFVAGRSCVYNLFILQQLAEKKISTGGEIHMAFIDLEKAYDTIPQQKLWEALKSLEVDKQMLLVIQELYRHNTAYVKMGKQMSSKPIKTSTSTVQSISGGGVDCVEEKL, from the coding sequence ATGAATAGATGTTGTGACGTAGCCAAGGTGGCCCAGGAATTGAAACAATCTCACCTAGTGTCAGTTTTCAAAAAAGGCGATAGGAAAGATCCTAATTACTATAGAGGTCTCAGTATTACCAGCAGTATGAGCCGACTTTTTgggaaaattttaaattctaaATTGAGCGATGCCATGAAGGATCGAATAGGCGAAGAGCAGTCTGGATTTGTGGCGGGACGATCATGTGTGTACAATCTCTTCATTCTGCAGCAACTAGctgagaaaaaaatatcaactgGAGGAGAAATACACATGGCTTTCATAGATTTGGAGAAAGCATACGATACAATACCCCAGCAAAAACTTTGGGAAGCACTGAAGAGCTTGGAAGTTGATAAGCAAATGCTGTTAGTTATCCAAGAACTATATAGACATAACACTGCCTATGTAAAAATGGGAAAACAGATGTCGTCGAAGCCAATAAAAACATCCACCTCTACTGTTCAATCTATAAGTGGAGGTGGCGTTGACTGCGTGGAAGAGAAGTTGTGA